The Vulcanimicrobium alpinum sequence TGCGCGTTCCGGCTTAGCGTGACATCCGAGCAAAGAACACCTTGGATCTGCGACTCGATCTGCTTGACCATCTCCGCGATACCGACCAGATGCGTTTCGTTCATTTTGAGCAGCGTTGCTCCGACGGCGACGGATTGCACGATCTGCGTAAGGGCAATACGCTGCGCGATGAGCTGGTCGCGATACGCCAGCAAACCGCGCAGGGACAGGATTTCGTCGCTATCAGGCTCCCAGAGCGCGGGGCGCTCGGAGGCGCAGAATTGGGCCAGCATTCGAGCGTCGACCGCATCGGAACTTGTCAAGTAATTTGATACCAGCAGGTTGCGGGAGTTTGTGAGCATCTTGGTCATGCGGCGATGTCGGCAGCCTTCGACTCGTTGATCCAGACTTGGCTCGGAATTGTTGCGAGTTTTGGCGCGCCAGCGGCAAAGCGATGCGGCTGCAACGCATAAGCAGCGATCATCGTCTTGTGACGCGCGGCGAGGATGGCTTCGCCCTGACCGAAGTGTACCGCCGCCGGCGTCAACATCGCAATTCCCGAATGGCGATGCTCGTTGTTGTACCACATAAAGTACGGCGAGCAGAACGCGTACGAGTCCTCAAGCGATCCGAACGCCGATGGAAACGTCGGCTGGTACTTCAGCGTCTTGAACGACGATTCGATGAACGGATTGTCGTCGCTCACGCGCGGGCGGCTATAGGATCGCGCGACGCCCATCTTGTCGAGAAGATCACACACTGGCTGCGCGGTCATCTCGGTTCCGCGATCGCTGTGAACGACGGCTTGTCGCGGCTCGATTCCTTCGCGCAGGAGCGTCGCACGAATGAATTCCGCCGCGATCTCGGCGTTGGCACGCCGCACGATGGTCCAGCCGACGACGTATCGGCTGAAGATGTCGATCATCACGAGCAACGAAAAGTACACGCCCTTGACGGAACTCGGCAACTTGGTGATATCCCACGTCAAGACTTGTCGCGGCGCGTTAGCAACCAGGCGTGGCTTCTCATGCGCGGGATGGCGCGCAAGACGCCGCCGTTCGCGGACTTGCGCGTTTGCTCGTAGGATGCGATACATCGTGCTTACCGAACACAGATACGTTCCCTCGTCGAGCAGGCGCGTGAAGACTTGCGGCACGGCAAGGTCTGCAAATCGCTCGCAGCACAACACCGCCGCGACATACCGGCGCTCGGCTTCGCTCAATGCGTTGCGGCGCGCGATCGTCTTGAGCAGCGCGCGCTCGCCTGCGGGTTTGCGCCGCCGACGTAACGTCGAGCGGCTCACGCCGAGCGCAAGGCACGTCGCGCGTTCGGGTGCCGTTGCGCACAGCTCGAGCGCAACATCGATCAGTCGTCCAGGTCGTCGAACTCGGGGCTCTTGTACTCGATGTTCAAGAGCCCCGCTGCTTTTTTTCGGATGTCTTCGAGAAGCTCCAAGCGCGCGATCTTGCGTTGCAACCTGCGTATCTCAATGTCTTGCTCGTGGTTCGTTTTCTTGAGCGATTCCGCTTCCTTACGATCGAGAGCTCGGGCCTTAATTTCCTTTGGATCGTAATCGCCGCGATCGCGCTCCTTGCGCCATGCGTACAGCTGCGAAGAGTAGATGCCTTAGCGGCGCAAGAACGCACCGACCGTACCCGACTCGCAGGCATCAGCATCGTTCACAATACGCGCCTTTTCGGCGACCGAGAAGCGACGTCGCGTCGGCCGCTGAACCGGCGTCTCGACAATCGAGAGCCGACGCTCAATCGACGGCGGCGAACCGTTTGAGGGTGGGTTCATGGTATGCTCCTGACAGCCCCAGCTTAACAGAACTTTTCCGAGGGAGCTGGTACCACATCATCCTGACACATGGGCATCGGTCTTGGTCCGCAGCAAACGGCTCTTCGCAAAATATGCCGTACGCGTCGGGTTCACCACGCTCACCCGGATTTTCGCTTTGTGCAAGTTCGCCGCTAAGTTGCGCCAATACGGCCCGGTTGACTCCATGCACACATGAACCTCGTGGGCGCGATGCGTGCGCAACCAACTGCGAAGCTTTCTGAAGCCGGTTCGCGTGTTCTCAAAACTCGCCTCACTGCGCTTCTCGCCGCGTTGCAAGCAGCAGTGGAACGTGTCCTTAGAGATATCGACGCCCAACATGCTCATCGCAGGATTTCCCTCTAGCAGGCTGATGAAAAATCGGCCGAGTTGATGTTGGCGTGACGGCGTTTTTCGCGTATTATAAGAGC is a genomic window containing:
- a CDS encoding IS3 family transposase; this translates as MIDVALELCATAPERATCLALGVSRSTLRRRRKPAGERALLKTIARRNALSEAERRYVAAVLCCERFADLAVPQVFTRLLDEGTYLCSVSTMYRILRANAQVRERRRLARHPAHEKPRLVANAPRQVLTWDITKLPSSVKGVYFSLLVMIDIFSRYVVGWTIVRRANAEIAAEFIRATLLREGIEPRQAVVHSDRGTEMTAQPVCDLLDKMGVARSYSRPRVSDDNPFIESSFKTLKYQPTFPSAFGSLEDSYAFCSPYFMWYNNEHRHSGIAMLTPAAVHFGQGEAILAARHKTMIAAYALQPHRFAAGAPKLATIPSQVWINESKAADIAA
- a CDS encoding IS110 family transposase, with the protein product MSMLGVDISKDTFHCCLQRGEKRSEASFENTRTGFRKLRSWLRTHRAHEVHVCMESTGPYWRNLAANLHKAKIRVSVVNPTRTAYFAKSRLLRTKTDAHVSG